GGTAATGGTCCTTAAAAGAAAGCACTGTTTTATCCCGCAGGGCATTTACAAAATCATTTAAAAATTTTTCTGCAGAAACATAGGTAACCGTAAGGTCGGGATAAAGCTGTGCCATATACTGGCCAATAGCATGGAGCAGATGGGTTTTCCCCAGCCCTACTCCCCCATAGATGAAAAGAGGATTATAGGCTTTCCCCGGGTTTTCACTTACTGCAAGAGCGGCGGCATGGGAAAAACGGTTACCGCTGCCAATTACAAAAGTCTCAAAAGTGTATTTGTGATTGAACCTGGAAGTGGTAGCCTTGGGCTTTTTATTTTTAGCAGGGGCCCGGGTAAAAGAGTCAGGTTCGGGGTAAGAAGACTCTTCGCCGGGGGTAACTACAATTTTAAAAGTACAATCTTTACTAATATTTTTTTTAATAGAACTAGAAAGTATTTCTACATATCTTGTTTCGAGCCATTCTTTTGCAAAATGGCTGTTAACAGAAATGGTTAAACAGTTTTTTTTAAAAGACACCGGGTATATATTCTCAAACCACGTTTTGAAAGTGGGGGTGTTTATACTCCCCTTTATGTCTTCTAGTACCAATTTCCAGGAATCGTTTATATCTATCATGATATGCTTATATTAAAAACTATTTGAATAATATTCAAGATATTTCGTTCCCCTTGAAGATAATCTCCTTTTACCCGAGCTGCTGGAATTAAGAAGTTTCTGTTTTTCCAGATAAATAAGTTCTCGGTATGAAGTGGAAAGACTAAAATTTAGTTCCTTGGCAATTTTAGATGGCCCTGCTTCGTCCATCTCTAAAACTAAAGACAGTATTTGTTTTTGCCGGAGGCTTAAATCAATATTGGCAAATTCCTTTTCCTGGTCTTGTTTATCCTCGGAATTTTTTGCAGCAACAGGTTGCTGCTCTGGTGCCTGGTCCTGGTTTTCAATTTTTAATGAAACCACAGTACCTTTTTTTAAGTTATCGGTTATATCAATGGATCCTCCGGAAAAGGTTATGGTTTCTTTTACAATAGGCAGGCCGGACCCTACTCCCCTTATGTATTCTTTCATTTTCCGGGTTGCAGAAGTATAGCCGGGTAAAAAAGCTTTGTCTTTATCATCGACCCCCGGGCCCTGATCAGATACTATAATATGGTTTCCATTATCAGTGATGGTAATAATGGTTTCCCGGAAATCTGCATGTATTAGATTTTCAACGATTTCCCTGATAATAGTATAGGGAATTTGCCCCCCCGCTTGGTGAGAGAGAGTGTAGGTTTTTTGTGAGGT
The sequence above is a segment of the Actinomycetes bacterium genome. Coding sequences within it:
- a CDS encoding histidine kinase; this translates as MADESVNPNRKSEVYIPVRIAIYDNMRSIPRIVELSFDNVKDFIDETSQKTYTLSHQAGGQIPYTIIREIVENLIHADFRETIITITDNGNHIIVSDQGPGVDDKDKAFLPGYTSATRKMKEYIRGVGSGLPIVKETITFSGGSIDITDNLKKGTVVSLKIENQDQAPEQQPVAAKNSEDKQDQEKEFANIDLSLRQKQILSLVLEMDEAGPSKIAKELNFSLSTSYRELIYLEKQKLLNSSSSGKRRLSSRGTKYLEYYSNSF